One Danio aesculapii chromosome 22, fDanAes4.1, whole genome shotgun sequence genomic window carries:
- the lhx9 gene encoding LIM/homeobox protein Lhx9 isoform X3 gives MEVVGCKAKESSCTLRPAAMLFHGISGDHIQGIMEEMERRSKSESRLAKTVQMNGRETTMPSMSPEKPALCAGCGGKISDRYYLLAVDKQWHLRCLKCCECKLALESELTCFAKDGSIYCKEDYYRRFSVQRCARCHLGISASEMVMRARDSVYHLSCFTCTTCNKTLTTGDHFGMKDNLVYCRVHFETLIQGEYHPQLNYAELAAKGGGLALPYFNGTGTVQKGRPRKRKSPAMGIDIGSYSSGCNENDADHLDRDQQPYPPSQKTKRMRTSFKHHQLRTMKSYFAINHNPDAKDLKQLAQKTGLTKRVLQGEQILGHYSNTSRRLKIP, from the exons ATGGAAGTTGTGGGGTGCAAGGCGAAAGAAAGCAGTTGCACATTGCGTCCAGCAGCCATGCTTTTCCACGGCATCTCTGGGGATCATATTCAAGGGATCATGGAGGAGATGGAGAGGAGATCTAAATCGGAGTCTCGACTAGCAAAAACCGTCCAGATGAACGGACGGGAGACG actatgCCCTCCATGAGCCCAGAGAAGCCTGCGCTGTGCGCCGGCTGCGGTGGTAAAATCTCCGACAGATACTACTTACTTGCCGTTGATAAACAGTGGCATTTAAGGTGTCTCAAGTGTTGTGAATGTAAACTGGCCCTTGAATCCGAACTGACGTGTTTCGCAAAGGATGGCAGCATTTACTGCAAAGAGGATTACTACAG AAGGTTCTCCGTGCAGAGATGTGCCCGCTGCCACCTCGGCATATCCGCTTCGGAAATGGTGATGCGCGCCAGGGACTCCGTGTACCATCTGAGCTGCTTCACCTGCACCACATGCAACAAAACACTGACCACGGGTGACCATTTCGGCATGAAAGACAACTTGGTTTACTGCCGGGTTCACTTTGAGACCCTTATTCAGGGAGAGTATCACCCTCAATTAAACTACGCTGAATTAGCGGCCAAAGGCGGAGGGCTTGCGCTGCCTTACTTCAATGGCACTGGCACGGTGCAGAAAGGAAGGCCGCGGAAGAGGAAGAGTCCGGCGATGGGGATTGACATCGGCTCTTACAGCTCAG GTTGTAACGAGAACGATGCGGACCATTTGGATCGGGATCAGCAACCCTACCCTCCTTCCCAGAAGACCAAGCGCATGCGTACATCATTCAAACACCATCAGCTTCGCACCATGAAGTCCTACTTTGCCATTAACCACAACCCCGATGCCAAGGACTTAAAACAGCTCGCCCAAAAGACAGGACTGACCAAGAGAGTTCTTCAG ggAGAACAAATCTTGGGGCATTACAGCAATACTTCACGACGTTTGAAAATTCCCTAA
- the lhx9 gene encoding LIM/homeobox protein Lhx9 isoform X1, translating into MEVVGCKAKESSCTLRPAAMLFHGISGDHIQGIMEEMERRSKSESRLAKTVQMNGRETTMPSMSPEKPALCAGCGGKISDRYYLLAVDKQWHLRCLKCCECKLALESELTCFAKDGSIYCKEDYYRRFSVQRCARCHLGISASEMVMRARDSVYHLSCFTCTTCNKTLTTGDHFGMKDNLVYCRVHFETLIQGEYHPQLNYAELAAKGGGLALPYFNGTGTVQKGRPRKRKSPAMGIDIGSYSSGCNENDADHLDRDQQPYPPSQKTKRMRTSFKHHQLRTMKSYFAINHNPDAKDLKQLAQKTGLTKRVLQVWFQNARAKFRRNVLRQENGGVDKADGTSLPPPSSDSGALTPPSTATTLTDLTNPSITVVTSVTSSLDSHESGSPPQTTLTNLF; encoded by the exons ATGGAAGTTGTGGGGTGCAAGGCGAAAGAAAGCAGTTGCACATTGCGTCCAGCAGCCATGCTTTTCCACGGCATCTCTGGGGATCATATTCAAGGGATCATGGAGGAGATGGAGAGGAGATCTAAATCGGAGTCTCGACTAGCAAAAACCGTCCAGATGAACGGACGGGAGACG actatgCCCTCCATGAGCCCAGAGAAGCCTGCGCTGTGCGCCGGCTGCGGTGGTAAAATCTCCGACAGATACTACTTACTTGCCGTTGATAAACAGTGGCATTTAAGGTGTCTCAAGTGTTGTGAATGTAAACTGGCCCTTGAATCCGAACTGACGTGTTTCGCAAAGGATGGCAGCATTTACTGCAAAGAGGATTACTACAG AAGGTTCTCCGTGCAGAGATGTGCCCGCTGCCACCTCGGCATATCCGCTTCGGAAATGGTGATGCGCGCCAGGGACTCCGTGTACCATCTGAGCTGCTTCACCTGCACCACATGCAACAAAACACTGACCACGGGTGACCATTTCGGCATGAAAGACAACTTGGTTTACTGCCGGGTTCACTTTGAGACCCTTATTCAGGGAGAGTATCACCCTCAATTAAACTACGCTGAATTAGCGGCCAAAGGCGGAGGGCTTGCGCTGCCTTACTTCAATGGCACTGGCACGGTGCAGAAAGGAAGGCCGCGGAAGAGGAAGAGTCCGGCGATGGGGATTGACATCGGCTCTTACAGCTCAG GTTGTAACGAGAACGATGCGGACCATTTGGATCGGGATCAGCAACCCTACCCTCCTTCCCAGAAGACCAAGCGCATGCGTACATCATTCAAACACCATCAGCTTCGCACCATGAAGTCCTACTTTGCCATTAACCACAACCCCGATGCCAAGGACTTAAAACAGCTCGCCCAAAAGACAGGACTGACCAAGAGAGTTCTTCAG GTTTGGTTCCAAAACGCACGGGCCAAATTCAGAAGGAACGTTTTGCGGCAGGAGAATGGGGGTGTTGATAAGGCTGACGGCACGTCACTTCCACCGCCCTCGTCCGACAGCGGTGCTCTGACCCCACCAAGCACAGCCACCACACTAACTGACCTGACCAATCCCTCTATCACCGTAGTAACTTCAGTCACCTCTAGTTTGGACAGCCACGAATCTGGGAGCCCCCCACAAACTACCTTGACAAACCTTTTCTAA
- the lhx9 gene encoding LIM/homeobox protein Lhx9 isoform X2: MEVVGCKAKESSCTLRPAAMLFHGISGDHIQGIMEEMERRSKSESRLAKTVQMNGRETTMPSMSPEKPALCAGCGGKISDRYYLLAVDKQWHLRCLKCCECKLALESELTCFAKDGSIYCKEDYYRFSVQRCARCHLGISASEMVMRARDSVYHLSCFTCTTCNKTLTTGDHFGMKDNLVYCRVHFETLIQGEYHPQLNYAELAAKGGGLALPYFNGTGTVQKGRPRKRKSPAMGIDIGSYSSGCNENDADHLDRDQQPYPPSQKTKRMRTSFKHHQLRTMKSYFAINHNPDAKDLKQLAQKTGLTKRVLQVWFQNARAKFRRNVLRQENGGVDKADGTSLPPPSSDSGALTPPSTATTLTDLTNPSITVVTSVTSSLDSHESGSPPQTTLTNLF, encoded by the exons ATGGAAGTTGTGGGGTGCAAGGCGAAAGAAAGCAGTTGCACATTGCGTCCAGCAGCCATGCTTTTCCACGGCATCTCTGGGGATCATATTCAAGGGATCATGGAGGAGATGGAGAGGAGATCTAAATCGGAGTCTCGACTAGCAAAAACCGTCCAGATGAACGGACGGGAGACG actatgCCCTCCATGAGCCCAGAGAAGCCTGCGCTGTGCGCCGGCTGCGGTGGTAAAATCTCCGACAGATACTACTTACTTGCCGTTGATAAACAGTGGCATTTAAGGTGTCTCAAGTGTTGTGAATGTAAACTGGCCCTTGAATCCGAACTGACGTGTTTCGCAAAGGATGGCAGCATTTACTGCAAAGAGGATTACTACAG GTTCTCCGTGCAGAGATGTGCCCGCTGCCACCTCGGCATATCCGCTTCGGAAATGGTGATGCGCGCCAGGGACTCCGTGTACCATCTGAGCTGCTTCACCTGCACCACATGCAACAAAACACTGACCACGGGTGACCATTTCGGCATGAAAGACAACTTGGTTTACTGCCGGGTTCACTTTGAGACCCTTATTCAGGGAGAGTATCACCCTCAATTAAACTACGCTGAATTAGCGGCCAAAGGCGGAGGGCTTGCGCTGCCTTACTTCAATGGCACTGGCACGGTGCAGAAAGGAAGGCCGCGGAAGAGGAAGAGTCCGGCGATGGGGATTGACATCGGCTCTTACAGCTCAG GTTGTAACGAGAACGATGCGGACCATTTGGATCGGGATCAGCAACCCTACCCTCCTTCCCAGAAGACCAAGCGCATGCGTACATCATTCAAACACCATCAGCTTCGCACCATGAAGTCCTACTTTGCCATTAACCACAACCCCGATGCCAAGGACTTAAAACAGCTCGCCCAAAAGACAGGACTGACCAAGAGAGTTCTTCAG GTTTGGTTCCAAAACGCACGGGCCAAATTCAGAAGGAACGTTTTGCGGCAGGAGAATGGGGGTGTTGATAAGGCTGACGGCACGTCACTTCCACCGCCCTCGTCCGACAGCGGTGCTCTGACCCCACCAAGCACAGCCACCACACTAACTGACCTGACCAATCCCTCTATCACCGTAGTAACTTCAGTCACCTCTAGTTTGGACAGCCACGAATCTGGGAGCCCCCCACAAACTACCTTGACAAACCTTTTCTAA